From the Streptomyces sp. SN-593 genome, the window AGGATCGCGCGGGCGCCCAGGTCGTAGAGCTGGTCCATGATGATCTGGGCCTCGGCGGTCGGGACCATCGCGCGGACCGCGACCCAGCCCTCGTGGTGCAGCGGGGAGACGGTCGGCGACTCCAGGCCGGGGGTGAGCGCGACGGCCTTCTCGACCTGCTCGACGCGGATGTCGTAGTCCATCATGACGTACCGCCGGGCGACCAGGACGCCCTGCAGGCGGCGCAGGAACTTCCGCACCTCGACGTCGTCGGCGTCGGCGCCGGTGCGGCGGATGACGACCGCCTCCGACTCCATGATCGGCTCGCCGAACGCCTCCAGCCCGGCGTTGCGCAGCGAGGTGCCGGTCTCCACCACGTCGGCGATGACCTGGGCGACGCCGAGTTGGATCGCGGTCTCCACGGCGCCGTCGAGGTGCACGACGGACGCGGACACGCCGCTGTCGGCCAGGTGCTTGCCGACCACGCCCTCGTAGGAGGTGGCGACGGTCAGTCCGGCCAGGTCGGCCACGCCGGTGGCGGTGCCGGGCGCGGCGGCGTACCGGAAGGTCGATCGCGCGAAGCCGAGTTGCAGGATCTCCTCGGCGCTCGCCCCGGAGTCCAGCAGCAGGTCGCGGCCGGTGATGCCGATGTCGAGCCGGCCGGAGCTGACGTAGATCGCGATGTCGCGCGGGCGCAGGTAGAAGAACTCGACGTCGTTGACGTTGTCGAAGAGGACGAGTTCCTTGGACTCCTTGCGCTGGCGGTACCCGGCCTCATGGAGCATGGCCGCCGCGGGTCCGGACAGTGCGCCCTTGTTCGGTACGGCGATGCGGAGCATGGGGTCGGGTTCCTTTTCCTCGTGGCGGTGCCGGGGTGCGGGTGCCGGGGTGCGGGTTGCCGGCGGCGGTGGCCCGGGCCGGCGGGGTGCGGTGGTGGAACGGAGGTGGTGCGGTGCGGTCGGTGGAGCCGCGGTCACAGATGGGCGTAGACGTCCTCCAGGGAGATCCCGCGCGCCACCATCATCACCTGGACGTGGTAGAGCAGTTGCGAGATCTCCTCGGCGGTCGCGTCCGGTCCTTCGTACTCGGCCGCCATCCACACCTCGGCGGCCTCCTCGACGACCTTCTTGCCGATCGCGTGGACGCCCTTCCCGACGAGTTCCGCGGTGCGGGAGGTGCTGGGGTCGCCGGTGGCGGCCTTCTGCCGGAGCTCGCTGAACAGCTCCTCGAATGTCTTGTCAGCCATGGTGGTCCCTAGCGTACGGGGAAGTGGCCGGGGACCACCGCCACAGTTCGGATGCTGGTCACCGCCAGGGTTCGGACACCGAACGCAGGGTCGCCGCGGTGGCCACCGCCGCGGTCACCGCTTCGTGGCCCTTGTCCTCGGCGGAGCCGGGCAGCCCGGCGCGGTCGAGTGCCTGCTCCTCGTCGTCGCAGGTGAGGATGCCGAAGCCGACCGGCACCCCGGTCTCCACGGCGACCTGGGTGAGTCCGTTGGTGACGCCCTGCGAGACGTACTCGAAGTGCGGGGTGCCACCGCGGATGATCACGCCGAGGGCGACGATCGCGTCGTAGCCGCGGCCGGCCAGCACCTTGGCCACGACGGGGAGTTCGAAGCTGCCCGGCACCCGCAGCAGGGTCGGCTCCTCGATCCCGAGGTCGCGCAGCGCGCGGACCGCGCCGTCCACGAGGCCGTCCATCACCTGGGTGTGCCACTGCGCCGCGATGACGGCGACCCGCAGGTCCCCGCAGTTCTTCACGGTCAGTTCCGGGGCGCCCTTGCCGCTCACGTGTCTCCTCTGGTCGTGCGTCGTTCGGTGCGGGGAATGTTGCCGGGAATGTTGCCGGGGGTGGTGCCGGGAATGGTTCCGGGGGCGGCCGGGGCGGTGCCGGGCACCGTCGGGACGGTGCCGTCCAGCCACGGCAGTTCGTGGCCCATCCGGTCGCGCTTGGTGCGCAGGTACCGGACGTTGTGCTCCCCGGCGGCGACCGGCATCGGCTCGCGGGAGAGCACGTCCAGGCCGTACCCGGCCAGCGCCACGGACTTCGCCGGGTTGTTCGTCATCAACCGCAGCGAGCGCACCCCGAGGTCGGTGAGCATGTGCGCGGCGGCGGCGTAGTCACGCGCGTCGGCGGGCAGGCCCAGTTCGAGGTTGGCGTCGAGGGTGTCCCGACCGCGCTCCTGGAGCTCGTAGGCGCGCAGCTTCGGCATCAGGCCGATGCCGCGGCCCTCGTGGCCGCGCAGGTAGAGCACGACACCGCGCCCGGCGGCCGCGATCTCGCGCAGCGCGGTCTGAAGCTGCGGTCCGCAGTCGCAGCGCAGCGAGCCGAAGACGTCGCCGGTCAGGCACTCGGAGTGCACCCGGACCAGCACGTCGGTGCCGTCGCCGAGGTCGCCGGCGACCAGCGCGACGTGCTCGGCTCCGTCGGCGGTGCCGCGGTAGCCGTACGCGCGGAACTCGCCGTGGGCGGTCGGCAGCCGGGTGCTGGCCTCGCGGCGCACCCCGCCCGGCGCGACCGGTTCGGCCGGCGCGGCGCGCCCGCCCGGCGCGACCTTCGCGGTCGGCTCCACCGCCGCGGCCCGCTCGGACCGTTCGGACGGCACGGACCGTTCGGACGGCGCCGAGTCGGCCGCGCGCCGGTAGGCGATCAGCGCCTCGATGGAGATGATCGCCAGGCCGTGCTTGCGGGCGAACGGCACCAGCTCCGGGAGCCGGGCCATGGTGCCGTCCTCCTGGGCGATCTCCACGATCGCCGCCGCCGGCCGCAGTCCGGCCAGCCGCGCGAGGTCCACCCCCGCCTCGGTGTGGCCGGCGCGCACCAGCACCCCGCCGGGGCGGGCCGCGAGCGGGAAGACGTGGCCGGGCCGGACGAAGTCGCCGGCCCGCGCGGCCGGGTCGGCCAGCAGCCGGATGGTGGCGGCGCGGTCGGCGGCGGAGATCCCGGTGGTCACGCCGTGCGCCCCGCTCGCGTCCACGGACACGGTGAACGCGGTGCGCATCGACTCGGTGTTGGACTCCACCATCTGCGGCAGTTCGAGCCGGTCCAGCTCCGGGGCCTCCATCGGCACGCAGATCAGCCCGCGGCACTCGTTCATCATGAAGGCGACGATCTGCGGGGTGATCCGCTCGGCGGCCACGACGAGGTCGCCCTCGTTCTCCCGGTCCTCGTCGTCGACGACCACGACGGGGCGGCCCGCGGCGATGTCGGCGACGGCCCGCTCCACCGGGTCGAGGGTGAGGCCGTCGGGCCGTCCGGTGCCGGGGTCCTCGACCCGGTCCTGCCCGTGGTCGCGCCGGCAGTCGTGGGGTGCGGTCATGGCCGTCATGCCCTCGCTCCTTCCACGGTGGTGACGGGCTGCCGCGGCTGCGGTCCGCCCCGTTCGCCGGTGGTCCGGCGTGTCTGCTGCCACCAGGCGTACATCCCGGCGATCACCAGGACGAAGTAGATGATGTAGACCAGGCCGGAGAACGGCAGCCCGCTGTGGAAGTTCAGCGGCACGCCGACCACGTCGACGGCCAGCCACGCGAACCAGAACTCGACCCAGCCGCGGGCCTGCGCGTACATCGCGGCGAGGGTGCCGACGAAGATGTAGGCGTCCGGCCACGGGTTCCACGACAGCTTCGGGAAGGCGAGGAAGAGCGAGGCGACCGCCACGGTGCCCAGCCCGGTGGCGACCACCAGCACGGCCCGCTCGCGCCAGGTGGCGAAGCGGATGGCCAGCCGGCCGGAGCCGCCGCCGCTGCCGCGCCGCCACTGGTACCAGCCCCACACGGCGACGGTGATCACCACGAGCTGCTTGCCGACCCCGCCGCCGAGGTGCGCGCCCCAGAACGCGGCCACCAGCACCACGCCCGACAGCAGTTGGACCGGCCAGGTCAGCATCGCCCGCCGCCAGCCGAGCGCGAGCGCGGCCAGGCCCAGCAGGTTGCCGATCATGTCGGACCACACCACGTGCTGGTCGAAGGCGGTGAACGCCTCGCTGTTCAGCCAGTGCACGACGCTCACCGCCCGGCCTCCGCCCGCGGCGCGCCGGCGCCGGTTTCCGCGACCGGGGCGGTGCCCGCGGCCGGGGTGCTGCCCGCGGCCGCGACGCGAGCGGGGACGGCGCCCTCGCCGAGCATCCGCTCGACGTACTTGGCGATGACGTCCACTTCGAGGTTCACCGGGTCGCCGGGCTGCTTGATGCCCAGCGTGGTCAGCGCGAGCGTGGTCGGGATGAGGCTGACGGTGAAGGAGTCCGGTCCGGCGTCGACCACGGTCAGGCTGATGCCGTCCACGGTGATGGAGCCCTTCTCGACCACGTAGCGGGCGAGTTCGGCCGGCAGCGCGACCTTGACGATCTCCCAGTGCTCGCCCGGCACGCGCTCCAGCACCGTGCCGGTGCCGTCCACGTGCCCCTGCACCAGGTGGCCGCCGAGCCGGCTGCCGAGCGCCATCGGCCGCTCCAGGTTGACCCGGGAGCCGGGCGCGAGCGCGCCGAGGGACGAGCGCCGCAGCGTCTCGGCCATCACGTCGGCGGTGAAGGCGCCGTCGGGCAGGTCCACCACGGTCAGGCAGACCCCGTTGACGGCGATGGAGTCGCCGTGTTTCGCGCCTTCGGTGACGACTGGGCCGCTCACGGTGAAGCGGGAGGCGTCGCCCAGATCCTCGACGGCGGTGATCTCGCCCAGCTCTTCCACGATTCCGGTGAACACGTCAGCTCTCCTGGGGTGCGGTGGGGACGTCGGCGGGGGCGGCGGCGCTGACGACGGCGGCAGCGGCGGCGACGGGGACGGCGGTGAGGCGCAGGTCGGGTCCGAGGCGGTCGACGCCGGTCACGTCGAGCCGCAACGCCTGCGCGATGGTGCTGATTCCCCCGCCGTCGAGCGCGGCGGGGCCGGCGCCGAGCAGCGCCGGGGCGAGGTACGCGGTGACGGCGTCGACGTATCCGGCGGCCACGAACGCGCCGGCGAGCGTCGGCCCGCCTTCGAGCAGCACCGCGCGGACCCCGCGGGCGAGCAGTTCGGCGAGCAGCGCGGCCACGTCGATGCCGCGGCCCTGCGGCGCGTACGGCAGCCGGACGACGTCCACGCCGGCGAGGTGGGCGGTGTCCGCGTCCTCGCCGACGGCGATCAGGGTGGGCGCGGCGTCGTCCAGCACCCGGGCGCCCGCGGTCGTACGGGCCCGGGTGTCGACGACCACCCGCAGCGGCTGGGTGACGCCGTCGATGCCGCGCACGGCCAGGTGCGGGTCGTCCGCGAGCAGGGTGCCCGAGCCGACCACGACGGCGTCGGCCTCGGCGCGCAGCCGGTGCACGTCGGCGCGGGCCTCGGACGAGGTGATCCACCGGCTGGAGCCGTCGGCGGCGGCGATCCGGCCGTCGAGGGTCGCGGCGTACTTCCAGCGGACGTGCGGCCGGCCCCTGCGCACCGAGGTGAGCCAGGCGGTGTTGACCGCCGCGGCCTCGTCGGCGAGCAGGCCGCCCGCCACGTCGAGGCCGGCGTCGCGCAGGGTCCGCGCGCCGCCGGACGCGACCGGGCTGGGGTCGGCCACCGCGTACACGACGCGGGCCACGCCCGCCTCGATCAGCGCCTGGGCGCAGGGACCGGTACGGCCGGTGTGGTTGCAGGGTTCCAGGGTGACCAGCGCGGTCCCGCCGCGGGCCCGCTCGCCGGCCGCGAGGAGCGCGTGCACCTCGGCGTGCGGTCCCCCGGCGCGCTGGTGCCAGCCCTCGCCGGCGACCCGCCCGGCCGCGTCGAGGATCACGCAGCCGACCACGGGGTTCGGCGCGGTCGCGCCGAGAGCGCGGGCGGACAGCGCGACGGCGCGACGCATCGCGTCGGCTTCTGCACTGGTGGCCACCGGGTCCTCCTGCCTCATCAGGCACGGACTCCGGGGCGAGGGAACTGACGGGCTCCC encodes:
- the ribH gene encoding 6,7-dimethyl-8-ribityllumazine synthase, encoding MSGKGAPELTVKNCGDLRVAVIAAQWHTQVMDGLVDGAVRALRDLGIEEPTLLRVPGSFELPVVAKVLAGRGYDAIVALGVIIRGGTPHFEYVSQGVTNGLTQVAVETGVPVGFGILTCDDEEQALDRAGLPGSAEDKGHEAVTAAVATAATLRSVSEPWR
- the ribD gene encoding bifunctional diaminohydroxyphosphoribosylaminopyrimidine deaminase/5-amino-6-(5-phosphoribosylamino)uracil reductase RibD encodes the protein MRQEDPVATSAEADAMRRAVALSARALGATAPNPVVGCVILDAAGRVAGEGWHQRAGGPHAEVHALLAAGERARGGTALVTLEPCNHTGRTGPCAQALIEAGVARVVYAVADPSPVASGGARTLRDAGLDVAGGLLADEAAAVNTAWLTSVRRGRPHVRWKYAATLDGRIAAADGSSRWITSSEARADVHRLRAEADAVVVGSGTLLADDPHLAVRGIDGVTQPLRVVVDTRARTTAGARVLDDAAPTLIAVGEDADTAHLAGVDVVRLPYAPQGRGIDVAALLAELLARGVRAVLLEGGPTLAGAFVAAGYVDAVTAYLAPALLGAGPAALDGGGISTIAQALRLDVTGVDRLGPDLRLTAVPVAAAAAVVSAAAPADVPTAPQES
- a CDS encoding riboflavin synthase is translated as MFTGIVEELGEITAVEDLGDASRFTVSGPVVTEGAKHGDSIAVNGVCLTVVDLPDGAFTADVMAETLRRSSLGALAPGSRVNLERPMALGSRLGGHLVQGHVDGTGTVLERVPGEHWEIVKVALPAELARYVVEKGSITVDGISLTVVDAGPDSFTVSLIPTTLALTTLGIKQPGDPVNLEVDVIAKYVERMLGEGAVPARVAAAGSTPAAGTAPVAETGAGAPRAEAGR
- the ribA gene encoding GTP cyclohydrolase II — translated: MTAPHDCRRDHGQDRVEDPGTGRPDGLTLDPVERAVADIAAGRPVVVVDDEDRENEGDLVVAAERITPQIVAFMMNECRGLICVPMEAPELDRLELPQMVESNTESMRTAFTVSVDASGAHGVTTGISAADRAATIRLLADPAARAGDFVRPGHVFPLAARPGGVLVRAGHTEAGVDLARLAGLRPAAAIVEIAQEDGTMARLPELVPFARKHGLAIISIEALIAYRRAADSAPSERSVPSERSERAAAVEPTAKVAPGGRAAPAEPVAPGGVRREASTRLPTAHGEFRAYGYRGTADGAEHVALVAGDLGDGTDVLVRVHSECLTGDVFGSLRCDCGPQLQTALREIAAAGRGVVLYLRGHEGRGIGLMPKLRAYELQERGRDTLDANLELGLPADARDYAAAAHMLTDLGVRSLRLMTNNPAKSVALAGYGLDVLSREPMPVAAGEHNVRYLRTKRDRMGHELPWLDGTVPTVPGTAPAAPGTIPGTTPGNIPGNIPRTERRTTRGDT
- the pnuC gene encoding nicotinamide riboside transporter PnuC — its product is MSVVHWLNSEAFTAFDQHVVWSDMIGNLLGLAALALGWRRAMLTWPVQLLSGVVLVAAFWGAHLGGGVGKQLVVITVAVWGWYQWRRGSGGGSGRLAIRFATWRERAVLVVATGLGTVAVASLFLAFPKLSWNPWPDAYIFVGTLAAMYAQARGWVEFWFAWLAVDVVGVPLNFHSGLPFSGLVYIIYFVLVIAGMYAWWQQTRRTTGERGGPQPRQPVTTVEGARA
- a CDS encoding phosphoribosyl-ATP diphosphatase, which translates into the protein MADKTFEELFSELRQKAATGDPSTSRTAELVGKGVHAIGKKVVEEAAEVWMAAEYEGPDATAEEISQLLYHVQVMMVARGISLEDVYAHL
- the hisG gene encoding ATP phosphoribosyltransferase, whose product is MLRIAVPNKGALSGPAAAMLHEAGYRQRKESKELVLFDNVNDVEFFYLRPRDIAIYVSSGRLDIGITGRDLLLDSGASAEEILQLGFARSTFRYAAAPGTATGVADLAGLTVATSYEGVVGKHLADSGVSASVVHLDGAVETAIQLGVAQVIADVVETGTSLRNAGLEAFGEPIMESEAVVIRRTGADADDVEVRKFLRRLQGVLVARRYVMMDYDIRVEQVEKAVALTPGLESPTVSPLHHEGWVAVRAMVPTAEAQIIMDQLYDLGARAILTTGIHAARL